The nucleotide window TCGCCTTTTGGAGACGGTTGTATTATCGGGTTGTCGCAGTATTGCGACAAAAAAAAGCCCGGTGGCGCTACGCCTACCGGGCCTGTGAGGGCACTCGTTTTAAAACTTAACCCAACTGCTTACGCGCATTGCGGAAGATACGCATCCACGGGCTGTCCTCGCCCCAGTTTTCCGGGTGCCAGGAGTTGCTCACGGTACGGAACACGCGTTCCGGGTGCGGCATCATAATGGTTGCACGGCCACTTTCACTGGTCACCGCGGTGATACCGTTTGCCGAGCCGTTCGGGTTAGCCGGATAAGTTTGCGTGACCTTGCCGAAGTTATCGACAAAGCGCAGCGCCACCAGGCCTTTGCTTTCAAGCTGAGCCAGATGTGCTGCATCACGCACTTCAACCTGACCTTCACCGTGAGAAACGGCAATTGGCATCTGTGAACCGACCATACCCTGCAGCAGCAGAGACGGGCTTTGCGTCACTTCGACCAGGCTGAAACGCGCTTCAAAGCGGTCAGACTGGTTACGTACAAAGCGCGGCCAGGCTTCACTGCCCGGGATCAGCTCACGCAGGTTAGACATCATCTGGCAGCCGTTACACACGCCCAGAGCCAGCGTCTGCGGACGGTGGAAGAAGGTTTCGAACTCGTCACGCACGCGGCTGTTGAACAGGATGGACTTCGCCCAGCCTTCACCCGCACCCAGCACGTCACCGTAAGAGAAGCCGCCGCACGCGACCAGCGCCTGGAAATCTTCCAGACCGGTACGCCCTGCCAGCAGGTCACTCATGTGAACGTCGATGGCATCAAAGCCCGCACGGTGGAAGGCAGCCGCCATCTCAACGTGGGAGTTGACACCCTGCTCGCGCAGCACGGCCACTTTCGGACGCGCGCCAGTCGCAATGTACGGTGCGGCGATATCTTCGTTGATATCAAAGGAGAGTTTCACGTTCAGGCCCGGATCGTTGTCGTTGGCCTTCGCGTCATGTTCCTGATCGGCACACTCCGGGTTGTCGCGCAGACGCTGCATCTGCCAGGTGGTTTCTGCCCACCACATACGCAGCGTAGTGCGGCTTTCGCTGAATACCGCGTGGCCGTCTGCTTCAATCACGAAGCGGTCGCCCTCTACGGCTTTACCCAGATAGTGTACGCAGTCTGCCAGGCCATGCTGAGCCAGAACAACTTCAACCGCATTGCGATCTGCCGCACGCACCTGAATGACTGCGCCCAGTTCTTCATTAAACAGCGCCGCCAGACGATCGTCACCCAGAGAAGCAATGTTCGCCTCAACGCCGCAGTGGCCAGTGAAGGCCATCTCAGCCAGGGTCACCAGCAGACCACCATCGGAGCGGTCGTGGTAGGCCAGCAGTTTACGTTGTGCCACCAGCGCCTGAATGGCGTCGTAGAAGCCTTTTAACTGCGCCACGTCACGCACGTCAGCGGGCTTATCACCCAGCTGGCGATAAACCTGTGCCAGTGCAGTCGCCCCCAGGGCGTTATTGCCTTTACCAAGATCAATCAGCAGCAGGGCGTTGTCTTCGGTCACCAGTTGCGGGGTGATGGTATGACGCACGTCTTCCACACGCGCAAACGCGGTGATCACCAGCGACAGCGGAGAGGTCATCTCGCGCTGCTCATTACCTTCCTGCCAGCGGGTTTTCATCGACATGGAATCTTTACCCACCGGAATGGTCAGGCCGAGTGCAGGACACAGCTCCTCACCAACCGCTTTTACCGCTTCATACAGGCCGGCATCTTCGCCAGGGTGACCCGCTGCGGCCATCCAGTTTGCAGACAGTTTGATGCGTTTGATATCACCAATCTGCGTCGCGGCGATGTTGGTCAGCGCTTCACCGACAGCCAGACGGGCAGAAGCAGCGAAGTCCAGCAGCGCCACCGGGGTACGTTCACCCAGCGACATTGCTTCACCGTAGTAGCTGTCGAGGCTCGCGGTGGTCACGGCGCAGTTCGCCACCGGGATCTGCCACGGGCCGACCATCTGGTCGCGCGACACCATACCGGTCACGGTACGGTCGCCGATGGTCACGAGGAAGGTTTTCTCTGCCACGGCTGGCAGGTGCAGTACGCGATTGACCGCTTCAGCAACGGTGATGCCCTGGCGATCCAGTGCTTTACCCGCCGCTTTACGGGTCTGCACGTCGCGGGTCATCTTCGGCGTTTTACCCAGCAGGACGTCCAGCGGCAGATCGATCGGCTGGTTGTCGAAGTGGGTATCGCTTAAGGAGAGGTGCTGCTCTTCGGTGGCTTCACCGATAACGGCATACGGAGCGCGCTCACGGCGGCACAGCTCGTCAAACAGCGGCAACTGGTCGGCGGCAACCGCCAACACGTAGCGTTCCTGAGATTCGTTACACCAGATTTCCAGCGGGCTCATGCCCGGCTCATCGCTCAGAATGTCGCGCAGGTTGAAACGACCACCGCGACCACCATCGCTCACCAGCTCTGGCATGGCGTTAGATAAACCACCCGCGCCCACGTCGTGAATAAAGAGGATGGGGTTGGCATCGCCCAGCTGCCAGCAACGGTCGATCACTTCCTGGCAACGACGTTCCATTTCCGGGTTGTCGCGCTGTACGGAAGCAAAGTCGAGGTCTGCATCAGACTGGCCGGAGGCCATAGACGAAGCCGCCCCGCCGCCCAGACCGATGTTCATCGCCGGGCCACCGAGTACGATAAGCTTCGCACCGACGACGATCTCGCCTTTCTGCACGTGATCGGCACGAATGTTGCCGATCCCGCCCGCCAGCATGATCGGTTTGTGGTAACCGCGCAGCTCTTCGCCGTTGTGGCTCTCCACTTTCTCTTCATAGGTACGGAAATAACCGTTCAGTGCCGGACGACCAAATTCGTTGTTGAACGCAGCGCCACCCAGCGGGCCTTCAGTCATGATATCCAGCGCGGTAACAATACGTTCCGGCTTGCCGAAATCTTCTTCCCACGGCTGTTCGAAGCCCGGGATACGCAGGTTGGAAACAGAGAAACCGACCAGACCCGCTTTCGGTTTAGCGCCACGCCCGGTTGCGCCTTCATCACGGATTTCACCGCCGGAACCGGTCGCGGCACCTGGCCACGGAGAGATCGCCGTCGGGTGGTTGTGAGTTTCGACTTTCATCAGGATATGCGCAGGCTCCTGATGGAAGTCATAGCGCCCGGCTTCGCGATCGGCGAAGAAGCGGCCTACTTCGGAACCTTCCATCACCGCTGCGTTGTCTTTATAGGCAGACAGCACGTGGTCAGGGGTTTGTTCGAAGGTGTTTTTAATCATTTTGAACAGCGACTTCGGCTGCTGTTCACCGTCGATAATCCAGTCGGCGTTGAAAATCTTGTGGCGGCAGTGCTCAGAGTTGGCCTGCGCAAACATATAGAGTTCGATGTCGTTCGGGTTGCGGTTCAGCTTAACAAACGCATCCTGCAGGTAGTCAATTTCGTCTTCTGCCAGCGCCAGACCGAGACGCAGGTTGGCGTCAATCAGCGCCTGACGGCCCTGCCCCAGCAAATCCACGCTCTGTACTGGCGCAGGCTGGTGATGGGAGAAGAGCTTCTGCGCGTCGTTCAGAGAGGTAAACACGCTCTCCATCATGCGATCGTGCAGCTCAGCGGCAACGGCCTGCCACTGCTCTTCGCTCAGGGTAGAGGCTTCCACATAGTACGCCACACCGCGTTCCAGACGGTTAATCTGGCTCAGACCGCAGTTGTGGGCGATGTCGGTGGCTTTGGAAGACCAGGGGGAGATGGTACCAGGACGAGGCGTCGCAAGGATAAGTTTGCCGGTTGGCGTATGGCTGCTCAGACTTGGGCCATACTTGAGCAGGCGTTCCAGCTGTACGCGCTCCTCTGCATTCAGGGGTGCATTCAGGTCAGCAAAATGGACATACTCAGCGTAAATATTGCTTACCGGAAGGTCGGCTGCCTGAAAACGTGCCAGCAATTTGTTAATACGGAAGGCAGACAGTGCAGGCGAACCACGCAGAATTTCCATCATAAGTCTCTCGTCTTCGAAGCGCCGGGGCGCTTACAGTGTGCGCAAGGGGGGAAAACGGGCGTCATTATAGAGAATCCTGAGCGCAGACGAAACCGTTTGCGTCGAAATAAAATCAACGTTTACGTTTAACGATAGATGTGACCTGTCTCTCTAATTTGTTGCCAAGTGGCGTAACTTTGCGCAAAATGCCGCTCATTCAATGACAAACCTTATTCTTAACATGGCTACAGCATACTGAGGCAACCGGCGTCGCAGAGAATTAACTAATTGAAAAAATTAAAGATTAATTATCTGCTCATCGGCATTGTTACCTTGCTGCTGGCAGTGGCCCTCTGGCCTTCTATCCCCTGGTTCGGCAAAGCCGAAAACCGTATCGCTGCGATTAAGGCGCGGGGGGAGTTGCGCGTCAGTACCCTGAGCTCACCGCTGATTTACGGCGACATCAACGGCAAAACGATCGGTCTGGATTATGAACTGGCTCAGCAGTTCGCCAGCTACCTGGGTGTGAAGCTCAAAATTACCGTACGCCAGAACATCAGCCAGCTGTTTGATGACCTGGATAACGACGATGCCGATATCCTTGCCGCCGGGCTGGTGTACAACAGCGAGCGCAGCAAGAACTATCAGCCAGGCCCAACCTACTACTCCGTTTCACAGCAGCTGGTTTACCGCGTCGGCAATCAGCGTCCGCGAACGCTGGCCGCCATTAACGATCAGCAATTAATCATCGCTCCCGGACATGTGGTGATTGACGATTTACGTGGGCTTAAAGAGAAGAAATACCCGGCACTCAGCTGGACGGTTGACCCTAAACTTGGCACGACTGAACTGCTTGAGCAGGTGAAAGACAAGAAGCTGGACTACACCATTGCCGATTCTGTAGCGATTAGCCTTTTCCAGCGCGTTCATCCTGAAATCGCCGTGGCACTTGATGTCACTGACGAACAGCCAGTGACCTGGTTCACACAGCGGGATGACGATCAGACCGTTCCGGCAGCGATGCTCGATTTCTTCAACTCCATCAATGAGGA belongs to Enterobacter cloacae and includes:
- the purL gene encoding phosphoribosylformylglycinamidine synthase; protein product: MMEILRGSPALSAFRINKLLARFQAADLPVSNIYAEYVHFADLNAPLNAEERVQLERLLKYGPSLSSHTPTGKLILATPRPGTISPWSSKATDIAHNCGLSQINRLERGVAYYVEASTLSEEQWQAVAAELHDRMMESVFTSLNDAQKLFSHHQPAPVQSVDLLGQGRQALIDANLRLGLALAEDEIDYLQDAFVKLNRNPNDIELYMFAQANSEHCRHKIFNADWIIDGEQQPKSLFKMIKNTFEQTPDHVLSAYKDNAAVMEGSEVGRFFADREAGRYDFHQEPAHILMKVETHNHPTAISPWPGAATGSGGEIRDEGATGRGAKPKAGLVGFSVSNLRIPGFEQPWEEDFGKPERIVTALDIMTEGPLGGAAFNNEFGRPALNGYFRTYEEKVESHNGEELRGYHKPIMLAGGIGNIRADHVQKGEIVVGAKLIVLGGPAMNIGLGGGAASSMASGQSDADLDFASVQRDNPEMERRCQEVIDRCWQLGDANPILFIHDVGAGGLSNAMPELVSDGGRGGRFNLRDILSDEPGMSPLEIWCNESQERYVLAVAADQLPLFDELCRRERAPYAVIGEATEEQHLSLSDTHFDNQPIDLPLDVLLGKTPKMTRDVQTRKAAGKALDRQGITVAEAVNRVLHLPAVAEKTFLVTIGDRTVTGMVSRDQMVGPWQIPVANCAVTTASLDSYYGEAMSLGERTPVALLDFAASARLAVGEALTNIAATQIGDIKRIKLSANWMAAAGHPGEDAGLYEAVKAVGEELCPALGLTIPVGKDSMSMKTRWQEGNEQREMTSPLSLVITAFARVEDVRHTITPQLVTEDNALLLIDLGKGNNALGATALAQVYRQLGDKPADVRDVAQLKGFYDAIQALVAQRKLLAYHDRSDGGLLVTLAEMAFTGHCGVEANIASLGDDRLAALFNEELGAVIQVRAADRNAVEVVLAQHGLADCVHYLGKAVEGDRFVIEADGHAVFSESRTTLRMWWAETTWQMQRLRDNPECADQEHDAKANDNDPGLNVKLSFDINEDIAAPYIATGARPKVAVLREQGVNSHVEMAAAFHRAGFDAIDVHMSDLLAGRTGLEDFQALVACGGFSYGDVLGAGEGWAKSILFNSRVRDEFETFFHRPQTLALGVCNGCQMMSNLRELIPGSEAWPRFVRNQSDRFEARFSLVEVTQSPSLLLQGMVGSQMPIAVSHGEGQVEVRDAAHLAQLESKGLVALRFVDNFGKVTQTYPANPNGSANGITAVTSESGRATIMMPHPERVFRTVSNSWHPENWGEDSPWMRIFRNARKQLG